The DNA region GCTCGATGACGCCGGTTACGAGCGAGTCAATCTTGTCACGGAACCAGGTGAGTACGCGCTCCGTGGCGGCATCGTTGACGTCTTTCCTGAAGGTGCTGAGGCGCCGATACGGTGCGAATTCCTAAACGACGTGATTGCTTCCTTGCGGACTTTTGATGCGCTATCCCAACGTTCGGTCGGACAGATTGCGAGCACCTCGGTTATCACGCGGCACCCGCCTGAGCCATCCGGCCGCACCCTTGTCGAGTTACTTCCGCCTTCGTGGGTCATAATTAGCGAAACTCCGATACGTGCCATTACTCCACGTGTCATCTTGACCGCTGACCAGGGTGCCGATTTCGACTTCGATTGTCTGCCGGCACCGAGCTATTGTGGTAACTTCGGACTGCTGCGCACGGAAATTGTGAGTTCAGGCCGGCGCTACTTCATTGCCTGTAGCACGAAGAAGCGCTGTGCCCGCGTGGCGCGGGTTCTAATGTCTGGCTCGGATGCAAATCGTTTTGGGGCCTCGGCGGTCACCAGTCCGGTTTTCATTGCCGGACCGACGAGTGCGGGATTCGCTAACCAGCGTTCGGGCTACGTAATGCTGACCGAACGCGAACTCTTCGGCGTGCCACTCCGTCAGGTAGTGCGGCATCGGTTCAAGGGCGTGCCGATTGATAACCTCGTGGCACTGAGGCCTGGTGACTATGTCGTCCACATCAACCACGGGATTGGCCGGTTCGAGGGGGTGCGTCGTCTCAGTCATGGTGGAGTCGAGAAGGACTACCTTGAGCTGCGCTATCGCGGTAACGACCGCGTGTACGTACCGATCGAGAATCTGGGAATGCTCGACCGCTACATCGGTAGCGCCAGGCCCGTCGAGCTTGACCGTATTGGTGGCCGTTCCTGGCTACTGGCTAAGGCCCGGGCCGCACGGGCCAGCGCCGAGTACGCCGCAGAGTTGTTAGAGCTTGCGGCTCAACGCAGTTTGATAGCGGGCACTGCCTTCCCACCCGATTCAGACTGGCAGGCTCAGCTTGAGGCATCCTTTCCCTACACTGAAACACCCGATCAGCTTGCGGCGCTCGCTGCGGTGAAGACGGACATGGAGCGGCCACGACCGATGGAGCGGTTGGTCGCGGGTGACGTCGGCTATGGCAAGACCGAAATTGCTCTGCGGGCGGCACTGAAAGCTGTGGCCGGTTTGAAGCAGGTTGCAGTGCTAGTTCCGACTACCATCCTATGCTATCAGCACTACGTCCTATTCCGACAGAGGCTTGATTTCTTCCCGGTCAGGGTCGAGATGCTTTCGCGATTTGTTGCGCCAGCACGGCGACGTCAGATAATCGCAGATATTGAGGCCGGCAAGGTGGATATCGTTATCGGCACTCATTTCCTGCTCAGTTCCGCGGTGCGTTTCCGCGACCTTGGGCTTCTGGTCGTAGACGAAGAACAGAAGTTCGGTGTGCGGCAGAAGGAGGGGATCAAGCGGCTCAAGGCCTCGGTGGATGTCCTGACTCTGACCGCAACGCCGGTTCCGCGAACACTCTACCTTGCGCTTATTGGTCTACGCGACATTTCGACGATCAACACGCCGCCTCCGGGACGACGGGAGGTGCTCACTGAAGTTGCGTCCTGGAGCGATGACCTCGTTGTCCGCTACGTTGAGCGCGAAGTGAACCGCGGCGGGCAGGTGTTCTTCGTGCACAATCGCATTGCGTCGCTACCGGCCATTGTCCGGCGGCTCGAGCGACTGTTTCCGGACCTTGACATCTGCGTCGCACATGGCCAGATGCCGGAGCGTGAGCTTGCGGGAATCTATCTTGACTTTGCCGCGGGCAGGCATCAGATGCTAGTGTCCACCGCGATCATCGAATCTGGGCTTGACTTGCCGAATGTGAATACCATCATCGTGGACCGGGCCGACCAGTTCGGGCTTGCCGACCTGCACCAGCTTCGCGGTCGGGTTGGCCGATCAGGACGTCAGGCCTATGCTTTGTTTGTCGTACCGGGAAGTGGGGAACTGACTGATGAAGCCCGCAAGAGACTGTCCGTACTAATGGCTTACTCCCGACTCGGTTCTGGGTTCCTGCTCGCCTTGCGTGATTTGGAACTCCGGGGTGCAGGTGACATTTTGGGAACTCGCCAGCACGGTCATGTAGCTAGGGTCGGACTGAACCTCTATGCCCAGATGCTCAGGGAGGCGGCTGCGCGGCTCAAAGGCGAGACAGTCACGGCTGAGCCTGAACTGTCGCTTGACGTTGGTGCTTTCATCCCTGAGGCGTATGTGCCTGGCAGTTATGAGCGGGTTGCTCTGTACCGCCGGCTCTTGGGTGCAGCGGACGAGACTGAGCTTGAGGACCTCAGTGCCGAGCTTGAGGACCGGTTCGGGCAGTGTCCGGCTGCGGTCCTGAACCTACTCAAGATTGCCCGTGTAAGAATCTTGGCACGCCGGCTCGGCCTGCTTCGGGTCGAACTGCGGTCCGGTCAGGCCTTGCTCGTCGGGCCGGGCCGGACCGTGAATTTCCCAGCTACGCTGGACACTCTCTTGGCACGGCTGCAGACCGGGACTTTCTGAGCTGCTGACAAGTTGGGTCTGCTATAGGGTTTGAGGTTGTTCTGGCCAAGTCACTTCAATCTTGCGGCCTCTGCCCTCCAGTGACAGCCGTACCCGAATCGTACGCTGCGGCAGGTGTGGTTCAGCTCGCTCTGCCCACTCTATCAGACAGATGCCGCCAGCCTGAAGATAGTGTTCGAAGTCGACGCCGGCAAGTGCACTATCAGCCTCGCGGTCATCCGCTATCCGGTAGAGGTCAATGTGATACACTGGTAGCCGTCCGCGATACTGGGTCACGATTACGAAGGAAGGACTCTTGACCGTCTCAGTCACACCCAGTCCTTCTGCCACGCCTTTTATCATCGTGGTTTTGCCCGCACCAAGCTCGCCATAGAAGGCGACTACGTCGTCAGGCACAAGGTTCTGTGCCAACTCACGGCCCAGGGCGACTGTGGCTGCCGGGTCTGGAGCGTGATAGGCGCTGCTTTGGAGCCTTGTGACCACTGGACTTCGATACGGTGATTACGACTTCATTGCAGCAGTGCAGAAGTCTGTAATGACCAGCCGTCGCTACATCAGTTCGATGCTCAGTGCCGTCGCTTCACCACCGCCGAGGCAGATTGCGGCAAGTCCCTTGGACAGGCCTCGGTCGCGCAGCGCGTGGATGAGCGACACGACAATCCGGCACCCGGACGCACCAATCGGGTGACCAAGTGAGATGCCACCGCCGCAGACGTTCACTTTGTTCCAGTCCCAGCCGAGTTCTTTGCCATCAGCCAGTACCTGGGATGCGAACGCTTCGTTTAGCTCAATGAGGTCAAAGTAGTCAATCTTGACACCCTGGATAGCAAGCAGTGTCTGTACTGCTTTGATTGGCGCGAAAAACAGCATCTTTGGCTCGACGCTGCCGGTAGCGTATGCGACGATGCGGGCGATGGGCTTCAGACCCTTCTGCTTCGCATACGATTCGGTCGCCACGACCACTGCGGCTGCGCCGTCGTTGATGGATGATGCGTTGCCCGCGGTGACGGTGCCGTCCTTGGTGAAGACCGGCTTGAGAGCGGCCAGTTTCTCATAGGTGGTGTCGGCCCTTGGGCCTTCATCGGTGTCAACCACGACTGGTTCGCCTTTGCGTTGCGGAATCGAAACCGGCGCAATCTCAGCCTTGAACTTACCGGCCTTGATTGCGGTGACCGCGTTCGCGTGGCTCCGGGCTGCCCAGCGGTCCTGTTCCTCGCGGGTGATGCCTGCTTTCTGGGCGGTGAAGTCGCCCAATGCGCCCATATGGACATCGCCGAAGAAGTCCCAGATGCCGTCGTAGATCATGCCGTCCTGTAGCTTGGTATCACCCATCTTGTTGCCGTTGCGCAACGTCTTCAAGTAGTATGGCACATTCGACATTGACTCCTGCCCGCCAGCGACAATGAGCTTGGCATCGCCGGCCTTGAGCATCTGACATGCCAGATTGATAGAAATCATGCCTGAACCACACACTTTGTTCACGGTCAACGCCGGGATTTCGGGCGCGAGACCGGCTAGGATTGCGGCCTGGCGGGCCGGTGCCTGGCCGATACCGGCCGGGCACACGTTGCCCATGATGACGCCCTCCACCTCAGCCGAATTTACCCCGGCGCGTTCGATTGCGGCCTTGATTGCCACGGCGCCTAGGTCCGGCGCGCGCAGAGATGCAAGCCCGCCCAGGAAACGGCCAATCGCAGTCCGTGCCGCACTTAGAATCACAGTGTCCTTTGCTCTGCCGATTGTCATTACGACTCCTTTCTTGCTTTCCAGTCAGCCTTCCGTTTTTCCAGAAACGCCCTTGTTCCTTCGCGTGCTTCGGGCGTGGCGAAGCACAGCCCGAATGCTTCGATTTCGTACGCGCAGCCTGTACCGAGATCGGTATCCAACCCGCGGTTGATGCAACTCTTGGCTAGCCTGACTGCAGTCGGACCGCGGTCTGCAATCTTCCCGGCCATGTCGGTTACGGTCTGGATGAGCTTGTCCGAGGCCACGACTTTGTTCGCCAGCCCGATGCGCAGAGCCTCGGTTGCGTCAATTACGTCACCGGTAAAGATGAGTTCCTTTGCGATTCCGGGACCAACGAGCCGGGCGAGCCGCTGGGTGCCGCCGAAGCCGGGAATAAGGCCGAGCCCGACTTCCGGCTGGCCGATTTTCACGCCTTCGGCCAAGACCCGGATGTCACATGCCAGCGCAATTTCGCACCCTCCGCCGAGCGCAAAACCGTTGACGGCAGCAATTACCGGTTTCTCAATCGTGGCTATCCTTGCCAGCGCCCGGTGTCCGTTCTGTGCGAAAGTCCGCGCCTGCATTGAGTCGAACCCAGACATCTCGGCGATATCCGCACCAGCCACAAACGCTCTGCCCTCGCCGGTTGCGACTATCACGAGGACATCATGCTGCGCGGCAAACCAGTCGAATGCGCGCTCAATCTCCAGCACCATTTCGGTATTGAGCGCGTTCACCGGCGGCCGGTTGAAACGTACCCAGCCGATACGGTTGGCCTTGTTGACAATGAGATACTTGAAATCCACAGGACCTCCTGACTCAGTTCAAATCGGAATGTCCATACTAGGGGAAAATACGGTCGGGTCAAGCAACGCAGATGTCCCAGGGCCGGAATCCTAGGCAGTCCCAGAGGCTGCAAACCTGAGACACAGATTGCCTTTTGCTACTTCCCATCCGAGGGAGATGGTCGTGGCGAAGGTCTTGGCGGCAGGGTGCTTGACTCCCGGCACGTGGTGTTCAGTAGTGCACGCTGATAACTTTCTGCTCCGCGCCGTCAGCAGTCCGTGCGAAGTAGACGCCGGGTTGGACCGTAACTAGGTTTGCGCCGGGCACGAGTACCGCCGCTTTTCTACCGCTTGCATCATACAGCGCAGTCCGTTGCCTGCTCTGCAGTAGTCCCCCGCTGCGAAAGACACTGGGCCTGATAAGCAGGGGATTGCGCGAGCTGGCTGCCTTGCCGGCTGCGAG from candidate division WOR-3 bacterium includes:
- the tsaE gene encoding tRNA (adenosine(37)-N6)-threonylcarbamoyltransferase complex ATPase subunit type 1 TsaE, which translates into the protein MVTRLQSSAYHAPDPAATVALGRELAQNLVPDDVVAFYGELGAGKTTMIKGVAEGLGVTETVKSPSFVIVTQYRGRLPVYHIDLYRIADDREADSALAGVDFEHYLQAGGICLIEWAERAEPHLPQRTIRVRLSLEGRGRKIEVTWPEQPQTL
- the mfd gene encoding transcription-repair coupling factor — translated: MRPEPQALARLFSAGPTFDRLVSSLEGRASVSVTGVVNAARALFGAELAARLRRPVVLVLSDPNETGPVALDGRTLGNVPASVLSPADLTVVEDEPELFVTDSYCLESPAPEPVAVQRQTLVLSTGLVSSPANLVEWLDDAGYERVNLVTEPGEYALRGGIVDVFPEGAEAPIRCEFLNDVIASLRTFDALSQRSVGQIASTSVITRHPPEPSGRTLVELLPPSWVIISETPIRAITPRVILTADQGADFDFDCLPAPSYCGNFGLLRTEIVSSGRRYFIACSTKKRCARVARVLMSGSDANRFGASAVTSPVFIAGPTSAGFANQRSGYVMLTERELFGVPLRQVVRHRFKGVPIDNLVALRPGDYVVHINHGIGRFEGVRRLSHGGVEKDYLELRYRGNDRVYVPIENLGMLDRYIGSARPVELDRIGGRSWLLAKARAARASAEYAAELLELAAQRSLIAGTAFPPDSDWQAQLEASFPYTETPDQLAALAAVKTDMERPRPMERLVAGDVGYGKTEIALRAALKAVAGLKQVAVLVPTTILCYQHYVLFRQRLDFFPVRVEMLSRFVAPARRRQIIADIEAGKVDIVIGTHFLLSSAVRFRDLGLLVVDEEQKFGVRQKEGIKRLKASVDVLTLTATPVPRTLYLALIGLRDISTINTPPPGRREVLTEVASWSDDLVVRYVEREVNRGGQVFFVHNRIASLPAIVRRLERLFPDLDICVAHGQMPERELAGIYLDFAAGRHQMLVSTAIIESGLDLPNVNTIIVDRADQFGLADLHQLRGRVGRSGRQAYALFVVPGSGELTDEARKRLSVLMAYSRLGSGFLLALRDLELRGAGDILGTRQHGHVARVGLNLYAQMLREAAARLKGETVTAEPELSLDVGAFIPEAYVPGSYERVALYRRLLGAADETELEDLSAELEDRFGQCPAAVLNLLKIARVRILARRLGLLRVELRSGQALLVGPGRTVNFPATLDTLLARLQTGTF
- a CDS encoding enoyl-CoA hydratase-related protein — its product is MDFKYLIVNKANRIGWVRFNRPPVNALNTEMVLEIERAFDWFAAQHDVLVIVATGEGRAFVAGADIAEMSGFDSMQARTFAQNGHRALARIATIEKPVIAAVNGFALGGGCEIALACDIRVLAEGVKIGQPEVGLGLIPGFGGTQRLARLVGPGIAKELIFTGDVIDATEALRIGLANKVVASDKLIQTVTDMAGKIADRGPTAVRLAKSCINRGLDTDLGTGCAYEIEAFGLCFATPEAREGTRAFLEKRKADWKARKES
- a CDS encoding acetyl-CoA C-acetyltransferase; translation: MTIGRAKDTVILSAARTAIGRFLGGLASLRAPDLGAVAIKAAIERAGVNSAEVEGVIMGNVCPAGIGQAPARQAAILAGLAPEIPALTVNKVCGSGMISINLACQMLKAGDAKLIVAGGQESMSNVPYYLKTLRNGNKMGDTKLQDGMIYDGIWDFFGDVHMGALGDFTAQKAGITREEQDRWAARSHANAVTAIKAGKFKAEIAPVSIPQRKGEPVVVDTDEGPRADTTYEKLAALKPVFTKDGTVTAGNASSINDGAAAVVVATESYAKQKGLKPIARIVAYATGSVEPKMLFFAPIKAVQTLLAIQGVKIDYFDLIELNEAFASQVLADGKELGWDWNKVNVCGGGISLGHPIGASGCRIVVSLIHALRDRGLSKGLAAICLGGGEATALSIELM